In the Stakelama saccharophila genome, CCCGATCCTGGGGCTCGCGCCGCGCATCGTCGACCTGGTTTCCTCGGGCCGGACGCTCAAGGAGAACGGGCTCGTCGAGGTCGAGGTGATCGCCGAGGTGACGTCGCGCCTGATCGTCAACCGGGCGGCGTTCAAGACGCGGACCGAAACGGTGGTGCCGCTGGTGGATGCGTTCCGGCAGGCCTCTCCCCTTTCGCCTGCGGGAAGGGGGATATGATCCGCCTCAACGCGTCCGATCCCGGTTTCGGCCATGCTTTCAACGAGCTGGTCAACGCGCGCCGAGAGGCCGAGCCGCAGGTCGCGCGCGACGTGCGCATGATCATCGAGGCGGTGCGCCAGGACGGCGACAATGCGGTGCAGGCCTTTACCGACAAATTCGATGGGCACGACCTGGACGCGAGCGGCTGGCGAATCGAGCAGGCCGAATGCGAAGCGGCGCTCGACGGGCTGGAACCGGGGCTGCGCGCGGCGCTGGAACTCGCGCGCGACCGGATCGCGGCCTATCACGAAAAGCAGTGCCCGGCCGACAGCGACGACACCGACGATGCCGGCGTGCGCCTGGGCGCGCGGTGGCGGGCGGTCGATTCGGCCGGTATCTACGTCCCCGGCGGGCGGGCGGCCTATCCGTCCTCGGTGCTGATGAACGCGGTGCCGGCCAAGGTCGCCGGCGTGCGGCGGCTGGTGATGGTGACGCCAACGCCGAAGGGCGAGGCCAATCCGCTGGTGCTGGCCGCCGCGCGGATCGCCGGCGTGGACGAGATCTGGCGCATCGGCGGGGCGCAGGCGATCGCCGCGATCGCCTACGGGACGGAGCGGATCGACGCCGTCGATGTCGTCACCGGCCCCGGCAACGCCTGGGTCGCGGAGGCCAAGCGGCAGGTATACGGCGTCGTCGGCATCGACATGGTCGCGGGGCCGAGCGAGATCGTCGTCGTCGCAGATGCGAAGAACGATCCCGACTGGATCGCCGCCGACCTGTTGAGCCAGTCGGAGCACGACCCCACCAGCCAGTCGATCCTGTTCACAGACGACGCGGCATTCGCCGATGCCGTGTCGGCCGCGATCGACCTGCAAATCGGAACGCTGGCGACGAAGGACGTGGCACGGGCGAGCTGGGATGCGAACGGCGCGATCGTGCTGGTGCCCGACCTTGCCGCCGCCTGCCCGCTGGTGAACCGGCTGGCGCCGGAACATCTGGAACTGGCGATCGACGACCCCGACCAGATGTTCCCCCTGATCCACCATGCCGGATCGGTGTTCCTCGGCCGGCACACGCCCGAAGCCGTGGGCGATTATGTCGCCGGACCGAACCACGTGCTGCCGACCGGCCGGCGCGCCCGCTTCGCCAGCGGGCTGTCGGTGCTCGACTTCATGAAACGGACGAGTTTCCTGGCCCTGGACGGTGAGGCGCTGGCGGCGATCGGGCCGGCGGCAGTGGCGCTGGCGGAGGCCGAGGGTCTGCCGGCGCATGCAAAATCGGTGGCGCTGCGGCTGGCGCGCGCGGGCTAAGGCATTTCCCGATCAGGTTGGCGCACCTTTCTTGTGCTCCTGCGAACGCAGGAGCACAGGGTTTCGGGCGCGACGCTTGCGGGAGGGGGAATGCCGCAGATCGCGCAATTGCGGTTTGCCTTCGCCGCCATCGCGGCTATCTGCGTGCGCATGCCTAGCCAGACCGCTCGCAATCGAACCCGCGCCCGTGCCGCGGCCCGCCTCGGCGCCGTGCAGGCGCTGTACCAGCGGGAAATGGAGGGAACGCCGCTTCCCACCCTGCTCCACGAATTCCACCAGCACCGGCTGGGCGCGGTGATCGAGGATGTCGAATTCATCGACGCCGACATCGATTTCTTCGACGATATCGTGCGCGGCGTCGACGCCCGGCGCGAAGAGATCGACGCGGCCGTGGAGGGCAAGCTGTCGGCCGGCTGGTCGCTGGAACGGCTCGACAAGCCGATGCGGCAGATCCTGCGCGCCGGCACCTATGAACTGATGGCG is a window encoding:
- the hisD gene encoding histidinol dehydrogenase translates to MIRLNASDPGFGHAFNELVNARREAEPQVARDVRMIIEAVRQDGDNAVQAFTDKFDGHDLDASGWRIEQAECEAALDGLEPGLRAALELARDRIAAYHEKQCPADSDDTDDAGVRLGARWRAVDSAGIYVPGGRAAYPSSVLMNAVPAKVAGVRRLVMVTPTPKGEANPLVLAAARIAGVDEIWRIGGAQAIAAIAYGTERIDAVDVVTGPGNAWVAEAKRQVYGVVGIDMVAGPSEIVVVADAKNDPDWIAADLLSQSEHDPTSQSILFTDDAAFADAVSAAIDLQIGTLATKDVARASWDANGAIVLVPDLAAACPLVNRLAPEHLELAIDDPDQMFPLIHHAGSVFLGRHTPEAVGDYVAGPNHVLPTGRRARFASGLSVLDFMKRTSFLALDGEALAAIGPAAVALAEAEGLPAHAKSVALRLARAG
- the nusB gene encoding transcription antitermination factor NusB, giving the protein MPSQTARNRTRARAAARLGAVQALYQREMEGTPLPTLLHEFHQHRLGAVIEDVEFIDADIDFFDDIVRGVDARREEIDAAVEGKLSAGWSLERLDKPMRQILRAGTYELMARADVPTGAVITQYVDVAHAFYDRREAGFVNGLLDAVAKAVRG